Proteins from a genomic interval of Bdellovibrio sp. ArHS:
- a CDS encoding helix-turn-helix domain-containing protein — protein sequence MHEIIEKQFNKKADISAEIAQLYENGLSLRDIGKELNLSKTKVRTELQKAGVELRPKDPTPKEVARWRIRKTKAPPPFGYCYFQGDLVKNPIEYDVLLKIHRQWKQGVDANEITRYLNAKKLKPRKAKAWHNKAVKKIVARFESKKIVIKGEHI from the coding sequence GTGCATGAAATCATTGAGAAACAGTTCAATAAAAAGGCCGACATTTCAGCCGAAATTGCCCAACTTTATGAAAATGGCTTGTCCCTCCGCGATATAGGCAAAGAGTTGAATCTTTCAAAAACCAAAGTAAGAACCGAGTTGCAGAAGGCCGGTGTGGAACTGCGCCCTAAAGATCCGACCCCGAAAGAGGTTGCTCGCTGGCGCATTCGGAAGACAAAAGCGCCGCCACCTTTTGGTTATTGTTACTTCCAGGGTGACCTTGTGAAGAACCCCATCGAGTACGACGTCTTACTTAAGATCCATCGCCAATGGAAACAGGGCGTGGATGCCAATGAAATAACCCGTTACTTAAATGCGAAGAAGCTCAAGCCTCGTAAGGCCAAGGCTTGGCATAACAAGGCGGTTAAAAAGATCGTGGCAAGGTTTGAATCAAAGAAAATTGTCATTAAAGGAGAACATATATGA
- the acs gene encoding acetate--CoA ligase, with protein MKTSNHLREVVSVPAAFSSEANLNYEKYQSMYEHSISDPESFWAEQAESVAWFKKWRRLKDTSFHKPVRVSWFVGGELNVAYNCIDHHLHKNGNKVALIWEPDNPQKESIRVTYLELYDKVNVFANTLKKMGVEKGDRVVIYMPMILESAYAMLACARIGAIHSVIFAGFSPDAISDRINDCEARFVITADGGYRGGKDVPLKDNMDVALQKTPGVERVLVVQNSQIAVSMQSDRDLWYHEFSRDVDTYCPPERMNSEDPLFILYTSGSTNKPKGVLHSTGGYLVYASVTHRYAFDLKDDDVYWCSADIGWVTGHSYLLYGPLSNGATTLMFEGVPTYPTPSRFWEVIDKHSVTIFYTAPTAIRALMKEGDQHVFRTDRSSLRLLGSVGEPINPEAWKWYHLVVGEGRCPIVDTWWQTETGGVLIAPLPGVSGMKPGSASLPFFGIKPKILTPEGKEIDGPGEGVLVLEDSWPGQMTTIYGAHERFEETYFSTYPGYYFTGDGCRRDAEGDYWITGRVDDVINVSGHRIGTAEVESAFVAHNAVAEAAVVGVPHDIKGQAIYAYVTLKEGQEYSEKLRKELVQWVRKEIGAFAAPEVVQWAPRLPKTRSGKIMRRILRKIAEGNLDGLGDTSTLADPSVVDDLIQEKEALKKAS; from the coding sequence ATGAAAACATCGAATCACTTGCGTGAAGTGGTTTCTGTTCCCGCTGCATTTTCTTCAGAAGCCAACTTGAATTATGAAAAGTATCAATCCATGTATGAGCACTCCATTTCTGATCCGGAGTCTTTTTGGGCGGAGCAAGCCGAAAGCGTGGCGTGGTTTAAAAAGTGGAGACGCTTGAAAGACACCTCTTTCCATAAGCCTGTGCGAGTCAGTTGGTTTGTGGGTGGAGAACTCAATGTGGCGTACAACTGCATTGATCATCATCTGCATAAAAATGGCAATAAAGTGGCGTTGATCTGGGAGCCCGACAATCCTCAAAAAGAAAGTATTCGGGTCACGTATCTGGAGCTTTATGACAAGGTGAATGTCTTTGCCAACACCTTGAAGAAGATGGGAGTAGAAAAAGGGGATCGTGTTGTGATCTATATGCCCATGATTCTTGAAAGCGCTTACGCGATGCTTGCGTGCGCCCGTATCGGGGCTATTCATTCGGTTATTTTTGCGGGGTTTTCTCCTGATGCCATTTCTGATCGCATCAATGATTGCGAAGCCCGATTCGTCATTACTGCTGATGGCGGGTATCGCGGCGGAAAAGATGTTCCCTTGAAAGATAACATGGATGTGGCTCTTCAAAAGACTCCGGGTGTTGAAAGAGTTCTGGTAGTTCAGAACTCCCAGATTGCCGTTTCGATGCAGAGTGATCGGGATCTTTGGTATCATGAGTTTTCCCGCGACGTGGATACTTATTGTCCTCCGGAAAGAATGAATTCGGAAGATCCTCTTTTTATTCTTTACACGTCGGGATCGACGAATAAGCCCAAGGGAGTTTTACACTCCACCGGTGGTTATCTGGTCTATGCCAGCGTGACTCATCGATATGCCTTTGATTTAAAGGATGATGACGTCTATTGGTGTTCGGCGGATATTGGTTGGGTGACGGGACACAGCTACCTTCTTTATGGGCCTTTAAGTAACGGCGCGACCACGTTGATGTTTGAAGGAGTCCCCACTTATCCGACACCTTCCAGATTTTGGGAGGTCATCGACAAGCATTCAGTCACGATTTTCTATACGGCGCCAACAGCAATTCGCGCTTTGATGAAAGAAGGGGATCAACACGTTTTCCGAACTGATCGAAGTTCATTGCGACTTTTAGGATCGGTGGGGGAACCCATTAATCCGGAGGCTTGGAAGTGGTATCATCTGGTGGTTGGCGAAGGCCGTTGCCCTATTGTGGATACCTGGTGGCAAACCGAAACCGGCGGGGTTCTTATTGCGCCTTTGCCCGGAGTGTCGGGAATGAAGCCTGGCTCTGCCAGTTTGCCGTTCTTCGGGATAAAACCCAAAATTCTGACTCCGGAGGGGAAGGAAATAGACGGTCCCGGCGAAGGCGTTCTGGTTCTTGAGGATTCGTGGCCAGGGCAGATGACGACAATCTATGGTGCTCACGAGCGCTTTGAAGAAACCTATTTTTCGACGTATCCAGGTTACTATTTTACCGGAGATGGTTGCCGTCGTGATGCCGAGGGTGACTATTGGATCACAGGTCGGGTGGATGATGTAATCAATGTCAGTGGGCATCGCATCGGGACAGCGGAAGTTGAAAGCGCCTTTGTTGCTCACAACGCTGTCGCAGAAGCGGCTGTTGTTGGTGTGCCTCACGATATCAAAGGGCAGGCGATTTATGCCTATGTCACTTTGAAAGAAGGGCAAGAGTACTCTGAGAAGTTACGCAAAGAACTTGTGCAATGGGTGCGCAAAGAGATCGGTGCTTTTGCTGCTCCCGAAGTGGTGCAGTGGGCTCCGAGGTTGCCGAAGACTCGATCAGGCAAAATCATGCGGCGGATTCTACGAAAAATCGCCGAAGGAAATCTGGATGGCCTTGGAGACACTTCGACATTGGCAGACCCATCGGTTGTTGATGATTTAATACAGGAAAAGGAGGCCTTGAAAAAGGCCTCTTAG
- a CDS encoding zf-TFIIB domain-containing protein → MKCPHCKDKDLVMSERKGVEIDYCPECRGIWLDKGELDKILDRSQEEEKRSQASQEVYVPSNPYGHKAYKKRKSFFEELFD, encoded by the coding sequence ATGAAATGCCCGCACTGCAAAGATAAAGATCTGGTCATGAGCGAGAGAAAAGGTGTCGAAATCGACTACTGTCCCGAATGCCGAGGCATCTGGCTGGACAAAGGCGAGTTGGATAAAATTTTAGACAGATCCCAGGAAGAAGAAAAGCGTTCACAAGCTTCACAAGAGGTCTATGTGCCTTCAAATCCGTACGGACACAAAGCGTACAAGAAAAGAAAATCCTTCTTTGAAGAGCTTTTTGACTAG
- a CDS encoding nucleotidyltransferase, whose translation MAESTWSGAFGSLFENRSSTDKLEQKLRKWAQSPSESEIEKCDRAVRMIKAAIDADEKLSKMDISVFAKGSYANRTNIPSDSDVDVVVRLNTLYYNIYPEGTTPQTFGFVTATYIYEHFKADIAAAIVNYFGSGQVTIGNKAIQVHANTVRVDADVVPHAVHRHYHADFSYHEGVALKSKDGQVIYNWPKQDYDNGVKKNETTGKRYKAITRIFKNLRCEMKEQGYDSADSAASYLLACLAYNIPDYIYDDESYVKMTEDCLIFLVQQTSDLNTVAHWNEVNERKKLFGSHQGWKFDEVHTFICDAYRYFQGLK comes from the coding sequence ATGGCAGAATCGACTTGGTCAGGCGCATTTGGCAGCCTTTTTGAAAATAGAAGTTCGACAGATAAACTGGAGCAAAAATTAAGAAAATGGGCTCAGTCCCCAAGTGAATCGGAAATAGAGAAATGTGATCGCGCTGTCCGTATGATTAAAGCAGCGATTGATGCAGACGAAAAACTGTCCAAGATGGACATTTCTGTTTTTGCCAAAGGCTCTTATGCAAACCGGACCAATATTCCTTCAGACAGCGACGTTGATGTCGTAGTTCGTTTAAATACTCTTTATTACAATATTTATCCAGAGGGCACCACGCCTCAAACCTTCGGATTTGTCACAGCCACATACATTTACGAGCATTTTAAGGCAGATATCGCTGCAGCAATTGTTAACTATTTTGGCTCTGGTCAAGTTACTATTGGCAATAAGGCGATCCAAGTACATGCAAATACGGTCAGGGTAGATGCTGACGTAGTTCCTCACGCTGTTCATCGACATTACCATGCTGATTTTAGTTATCATGAAGGCGTAGCCTTAAAATCGAAAGATGGGCAGGTTATCTATAACTGGCCCAAACAAGACTATGATAATGGTGTGAAAAAAAATGAGACTACAGGAAAACGCTATAAAGCGATCACGCGAATTTTTAAGAACCTTCGCTGTGAAATGAAAGAACAAGGTTATGATTCAGCAGATTCTGCTGCATCTTATCTTTTGGCCTGTCTTGCGTACAATATTCCAGACTATATCTACGATGACGAATCATATGTCAAAATGACAGAAGACTGTTTGATTTTCTTGGTCCAACAAACTTCTGATCTGAACACTGTTGCCCATTGGAATGAAGTGAATGAACGAAAGAAGCTTTTTGGTTCGCATCAAGGATGGAAGTTCGATGAGGTTCACACGTTTATTTGTGATGCTTACCGGTACTTTCAAGGACTTAAGTGA